ATGAAATGCACAGGTTTCTTTCTCGTGTACTCTTATTTATCCCGCAAACCTAATGTTACCATGCTCATTTTACTGCTGTCTGGTGTATAGGTTCTCGCCCATACAACATGTTCAACTTTCAAGTCCAGGTAACTCAAGGATTCAACTTGGAAGAATGCTCACAATAGATTCCAGGCACGTTTTCGTtaaccatgattttttttacttcattatCCTATTGATGACGTAGATATTACTTTTCCTGTATATTTTGGCCATTGCCCTGGTACTCACTCTTGGATTTTTTAGGAAATTGAATTGGAGTGTTCATGTTTCTTAGCCACACCTTACTGCTAAAGCTAACATTTTGTATCTTGAATAGCAACGAGTAATTTTGACTCCTGTAATGCATTTTGCAGTGGTCTCTTTCTTGCTGTGAGTGCGTATCATGATCGTTTTGATCTGTTTTCCCTCTCAACATTGTCTATGGGTGATATTATTCATAAGGTATTGATTTCTGCCACCAACTTTGCTATTTTTTGTAACTTCAGTAGACAGCAGGGTTACCTTTAGTTGTGTGTCATGAGTGATACTGAAAGAGTggctaaaaaaaatatatttaatctcTTAAATTTTAGAGGATTTCTTATCCTTCTGAAGACGGAGGGGATGGTAGTTCTGTACAAGCAATATCTGGTACTATTTGGAGCATGTGTTTCATTTCTAAAGATTTTCATGAATCCAAGGAGTATGATCCTGTTCTTGCCATTGTTACAAATAGGTATGAATATGTTCAGTTTGAAAAGCTCTGTTTTCAGTTATTGTGCTTGCTTCATGAGAGTGTCTGTCATCCCAGGGTTACTTACAGTATTTTTCTGATTGTATAGGAAAGGGTCTCTCATGAATGAGCTGGTTTTGTTTAAATGGAATGTCAAAGAGGAATCCATGTCTATAATATCAGAGTATGTTGAACCTGGGGCTCTGGCACATAGCATTGTCGAAGTACCTCACTCCTGTGGATTTGCCTTTCTCTTCAGGGTTGGTGATGCGCTCTTAATGGATCTTAGAGATCCTCAAAACCCTTGCTGTCTGTTTAGGACATCCTTAGATCTTGTTCCCGCTTCATTAGTGGAAGAGCATTTTGTTGAAGAGTCGTGTCGAGTACAAGATGGTGACGATGAGGGTCTTTTTAATGTTGCTGCATGTGCTTTGTTAGAGCTCAGGGATTATGATCCCATGTTCATAGATTCTGAAAGTGACATTGGGAAGTTGAGTTCTAAGCATGTCTCTTCATGGACTTGGGAGCCGGAAAATAATCATAACCCTCGGATGATTATTTGCTTAGATGATGGTGAATTTTTCATGTTTGAACTCATATATGAGGATGATGGGGTTAAAGTAAATCTATCAGAATGTTTATACAAAGGTTTACCATGCAAGGAAATTTTATGGGTCGAAGGTGGGTTCTTGGCTACGTTTGCGGAAATGGCAGATGGAACGGTTTTCAAATTGGGAACTGAAAAGCTACATTGGATGAGTTCCATACAAAATATTGCTCCGATCTTGGATTTTTCGGTTATGGATGACCAGAATGAGAAACGAGATCAAATATTTGCTTGCTGTGGTGTAACCCCTGAAGGCTCTTTGAGAATTATTCGTAGTGGCATTAATGTAGAAAAACTTCTGAAAACCGCTCCCGTTTATCAAGGAATAACTGGTACTTGGACTGTTAAAATGAAGCTTACCGATGTATACCATTCATTTCTTGTTTTGTCATTTGTTGAAGAGACCAGGGTTTTATCAGTTGGATTAAGTTTTAAAGATGTCACTGATTCAGTTGGTTTCCAGTCTGATGTTTGTACCTTGGCATGTGGGCTTGTTGCTGATGGTTTGTTGGTTCAGATTCACCAAGATGCAATAAGGCTTTGCATGCCCACCACGGATGCTCATTCTGATGGTATTCCTGTTTCTTTACCATTTTTCTCGTCGTGGTTCCCAGAAAATGTCAGTATCAGCTTGGGTGCAGTTGGTCAAAATTTGATAGTTGTCTCTACGTCTAACCCTTGTTTCTTGTCTATTCTTGGGATCAAATCACTATCATCTCAGTGCTGTGAAATCTACGAAATTCAGCGAGTAACATTGCAGTATGAAGTTTCCTGCATCTCAGTTCCTCAAAAACATATTGGAAAGAAGAGATCCCGTGCTTCTTCCTGGGATAATAGTTGCAAAGCTGCGATTCCTTCTGGTATGGAGCAAGGCTATACGTTTGTGATTGGCACACATAAGCCTTCTGTTGAGGTCCTCTCCTTCTCAGAAGATGGTGTTGGTGTACGAGTCCTTGCTTCTGGGTTGGTATCGCTAACAAATACAATGGGAACTGTTATTAGTGGATGCATTCCTCAAGATGTAAGACTCGTGTTAGTTGATCAACTTTATGTCCTTTCTGGGTTGAGAAATGGGATGCTGCTCCGTTTTGAATGGCCTCCTTTTTCACATTCATCCGGGTTTAATTGTCCAGATTATTTTAGTTACTCCAAAGAAGAGATGGACATTGTTGTGGGGAAAAAAGACAATTTACCCATCAACCTTCTGTTAATTGCCACCCGGCGCATTGGCATCACAcctgttttcttggttccaTTCAGTGATACACTGGATTCAGACATAATAGCTCTTAGTGACAGGCCATGGTTGTTACAAACAGCTCGACAAAGCCTTTCATATACTTCCATCTCATTCCAACCTTCTACTCATGCAACTCCTGTATGTTCGTCTGAATGCCCTCAAggaattctttttgtttcagagAACTGTTTACATCTGGTAAGTATTCtagtttacaaattttaacTTCAGGTTTCACGGACCATTTTGTTAtgctttggaaaaaaatatgcaaattCCATTGATCAATGGTCAATGTTTTGATATGGTTTACCTGAAAGTAGTTACCAACTGTATTTGTTAATTGCTTGCATCTATAATTTCGTAGCCTTATACAGGATAGAACAGTTGTGGGAATATGTTGGAGCTATTATTTGGGTCTGGCTATGATCGCCTGATGTATATGCTTCTTTTGTAGGTGGAGATGGTGCACAGCAAGCGGCTTAATGCGCAAAAGTTTCACCTTGGAGGCACCCCGCGAAAGGTTATCTACCATAGTGAAAGCAAACTATTGATTGTGATGAGAACAGATCTGTATGATACGTGTACGTCTGATATATGCTGTGTGGACCCGCTCGGTGGGTCAATCTTATCATCTTACAAGCTCAAACCTGGAGAAGCTGGAAAGTCAATGGAGCTTGTACGTGTGGGAAATGAGCATGTCCTTGTGGTTGGGACGAGTTTGTCTTCTGGTCCTGCTATACTACCCAGTGGTGAAGCCGAAAGGTTGGAAATCTGGTTCTTAGCCACTTTTTAACTTGACCGTGGAGTGAAAGTGGTGACTGATGTAAGACGAAATTTGTACTGACTGTGTGTCTACCTTTGAATGCCTTTTTACAGTACAAAAGGACGATTAATCATTCTCTGCTTAGAACACACTCAAAACTCGGATAGTGGCTCAATGACAATTTGTTCAAAGGCTGGTTCGTCTTCCCAACGTACATCACCTTTTCGTGATGTTGTGGGATACCCAACAGAACAATTATCAAACAGTAGTCTTTGTAGCAGTCCAGATGATAACAGCTGTGATGGAATCAAACTTGATGAAGCTGAAACATGGCAGTTAAGATTGGCCTCTGCAACCACTTGGCCGGGTATGGTACTTGCAATCTGTCCATACCTTGATCATTACTTCCTGGCATCTGCTGGCAATGCTGTAAGCCTCACTTTGATTATCTATAGTTTTGTGCCAATTGTTAACATGTTAATCTGCTAACCAAGACTATGGTCTTCAATAGTTCTATATATGTGGTTTTCCGAACGATAGTCCTGAGAAAATGAAGAGGTTTGCGGTTGGAAGGACTCGTTTTATGATAACATCTCTGCGCACATACTTCACTAGAATTGTCGTTGGTGATTGCCGTGATGGTGTTCTATTTTATTCCTATCACGAGGTTTGTTCTGTTGTCACTAATGAATATTACCttctgttgtttctttcttatatgTCTTCTGATTTCTTTGCCTACTTGATTTTGGCTAAAAATgtttgagattcttttttttctatgttactGAAGGACTCGAAGAAACTTCACCAAATATATTGTGATCCAGCGCAGAGGTTAGTTGCTGACTGCTTTCTAATGGATGCCAATTCTGTTGCTGTATCTGATCGCAAGGGAAGTATAGCAATCTTGTCTTGCAAAGATCATGCAGACTTTGGTAAGAAGCACTTAGCCTTTTCTCATGAAGCTCAGATATTACTCTCTTTTCACTCTTCCATTCTCAAGTTTAGCTTTTATTGAACAATGTTCACTACAGTTTAAAAGGTGTGATCTAGTAGATTATAGATACTAGATTTATTAGTGTCCAAATAGTACTTGCTGTGTCAGCCAGTCGGCAAACCCCCTGCCGATCGTGATGATCACAGTTGGAGGAGTATGCAATATTGTTTCATATGCTGCAGAACATGTAGCTTAGTTCAGATGTCAAAGATGGAAGTACCAACGTCATTTAAATTGATTGCTTGATCGTAGGACTAAATTTAGTATCTAGTCTTCGCTGATCTTCCTTGTTCTTACGAATCTTTAAGATGCTATAAAACAAACCTGTTATAGAGGCTAATTTTTATGATTGCTAACTGAAAATACCTTGTGATGATCCAGAATATTCAAGTCCGGAGTCCAACCTGAATCTAAACTGTGCTTATTACATGGGCGAGATTGCCATGGCTATCAAAAAGGTAAATCCTAGACTTGCAGCGAGCATTACACTTTATAATAATTGAAAAGGCTAATGTTGCTATCTTAATTGCTTTCTGTTCACTCAGTGgttaaccaatatatatatatatatatatatatatatatatgtcaattcATTTCTGCTTGCCCCCACCTTCTTAACAGGGTTGCAACATCTATAAACTTCCAGCTGATGATGGACTGCAGAGTTATGGTCTTAGTAAAAGTATTGGCACAGCTGATGACACTATCATAGCAGGCACGCTATTGGGAAGTATATTTGTATTTGCTCCTATTACAAGGTATGATTTGAATATCTGACTGAAGGCATTGCTAGTTTATGGCATAAGTAATACgtagttttgaaaatatattgcCTTGACCTTCTTTTCCACCAAATAGAGGCTTTTTCTCTTGTGTAATGCTTAGTTACCCTTAAACTTGCACCAGAAAATTCTGTTTGTGCTTATTTTCCTTGGTAAGTTCAATGACTGATCACCAATTTCTGTAGTGAGGAATATGAGCTCTTAGAAGCTGTCCAAGCGAAGCTCGGGATCCATCCGCTTACTGCTCCTGTTCTTGGTAATGATCATAAGGAGTTCCGAGGTCGAGAGAATCCGGTAAGTGAACCAGAAAAGTTCTAATTTTCTAGATGTGAGAATAATATCTAGTTCACACTTCAATGTTTGCATTCGGTGGGACTTTAAATGTTTGTGTCTGTGGGCACGAAAAGAGTGTGCTAAAAAAGTTAACTCTTATCCATTATTGCTAGTATGATACATAAGTTTTCACTTGTTGCAGTACCAAGCAACAAAGATATTGGATGGTGACATGCTTGCTCAGTTCTTGGAGCTTACAAATAGACAGCAAGAGTCAGTTTTATCGACACCTCCGCCATCACCAAGTACATCAAAAGCAAGTTCAAAACAACGTTCTTCTCCGCCTCTCATGCTACACCAAGTTGTACAGTTGCTTGAGCGTGTCCATTACGCTTTACACTAGGTCATCCTCTTTGCAGCCTGCTTTCTTACCGAGGCTTGCAATTAAAGGATGGCAGTTCTACGATTAACGAAAACTCGCTAATTTGATCTGGTGCGTAAATGAGTCGAAAATCTTCTTAGCTGGAATCTATTTAtggaatttttaaattaattggtAAAGAAGCAGTGAATATTGAATATTGAATATTTACAAGCTTATCGACATTATAGGATGCAAAGAGTTGGAAATACCCAGTCTCAGGACCTGCCTTGTGTACTTGGGGGCAACAAGTCTAACGACCAATCCTCTCTCTCCCTGCAACATTTTGTAGGGGAGAATACTTCCCCTGTGTACAGAAGTTGATGAGTGAAGTGGGTTTTCTAGTGCATATGACTCGGTATCAATTGTGTATATAAAGACGAATTACCAGATATAATTCTCCATCTCTGTAATTTGGTATAAAACTACGATTTCTACTGTGCAAGtgaacaaattttgaaactaaCAAGGACGTCGCAGATAAATGGGGAATTCAATAGATGTAAAACTGAGAGAATccctatatttaatctatataaCAATAACAATCTAAATATATGCTAACAGTGGTTGAAACTTTTcgtgtatttttttgttaaataatttttaatatttctttttaaaaaacatcgTACCGTGGTGtctgttcattgtaaagttgtattatttacaattaaaaaaatcatatggttGGCTTCTGTTTATCTTAGAGTCGTATTTTTTCAACCATAtcttatttaaaacttttttctaatagttatatttatgttatgtcttttaaactctatatatatatttttgtctctTATTAGTTAACCAACAAATCATTTTTTGCTGATACAAATTTCTTTTTcatgaatctaaataatatgaattttaatattcaatataCAACATTATACTATAATCTAAgtaaagattttagaaatgataatagtaatatagaaatttaatcaactttaattatgtaattGCATTTATTTTTATCGGAACTCTTcgtaaaatatgtgtttttttaagattgaactatttaatcttttttttagaagttgtatatttttattataattattggtatttttaaaattattttattagaaaactgcatttacttattataatcGTTCATATAATATTCTCACTTAGGATCACTTcatcataatatttatttatgagtAATAGAAATACCAATAACTGTTATAATGCTTGTTactctttaaatattttttcataaagtattttatacttataatacatataaaaaaatttcaaggtTGGCTTGACTCATTATGACTTAGGGTTAAGTGTTTTTCCATAATATTGtttattataagtttattttaatggttgtgtttctaatttttaaaactcacagttatatatatttaatatgtgtGCAGTTTTAGCCCTAGAGcatttttagatttattattttacatatattatcaAACGGTTTTATTACAgtcaaatcttattatataaagcttgatgtcaaagttactcattaacaagatcgtgacacatatcaattgtatcattcagatattcacacatgtcaattctaaatt
The Camelina sativa cultivar DH55 chromosome 15, Cs, whole genome shotgun sequence DNA segment above includes these coding regions:
- the LOC104745407 gene encoding pre-mRNA-splicing factor RSE1-like, with amino-acid sequence MAAPEDESSAQSQSSSATTAAPTPPPSSSPSSVGDHYLAKCILRPSVVLQVAYGYFRSRSSRDIVFGKETCIELVIIGEDGIVESVCEQNVFGTIKDLAVIPQSNKLYSNSFQMGKDLLAVLSDSGKLSFLSFSNEMHRFSPIQHVQLSSPGNSRIQLGRMLTIDSSGLFLAVSAYHDRFDLFSLSTLSMGDIIHKRISYPSEDGGDGSSVQAISGTIWSMCFISKDFHESKEYDPVLAIVTNRKGSLMNELVLFKWNVKEESMSIISEYVEPGALAHSIVEVPHSCGFAFLFRVGDALLMDLRDPQNPCCLFRTSLDLVPASLVEEHFVEESCRVQDGDDEGLFNVAACALLELRDYDPMFIDSESDIGKLSSKHVSSWTWEPENNHNPRMIICLDDGEFFMFELIYEDDGVKVNLSECLYKGLPCKEILWVEGGFLATFAEMADGTVFKLGTEKLHWMSSIQNIAPILDFSVMDDQNEKRDQIFACCGVTPEGSLRIIRSGINVEKLLKTAPVYQGITGTWTVKMKLTDVYHSFLVLSFVEETRVLSVGLSFKDVTDSVGFQSDVCTLACGLVADGLLVQIHQDAIRLCMPTTDAHSDGIPVSLPFFSSWFPENVSISLGAVGQNLIVVSTSNPCFLSILGIKSLSSQCCEIYEIQRVTLQYEVSCISVPQKHIGKKRSRASSWDNSCKAAIPSGMEQGYTFVIGTHKPSVEVLSFSEDGVGVRVLASGLVSLTNTMGTVISGCIPQDVRLVLVDQLYVLSGLRNGMLLRFEWPPFSHSSGFNCPDYFSYSKEEMDIVVGKKDNLPINLLLIATRRIGITPVFLVPFSDTLDSDIIALSDRPWLLQTARQSLSYTSISFQPSTHATPVCSSECPQGILFVSENCLHLVEMVHSKRLNAQKFHLGGTPRKVIYHSESKLLIVMRTDLYDTCTSDICCVDPLGGSILSSYKLKPGEAGKSMELVRVGNEHVLVVGTSLSSGPAILPSGEAESTKGRLIILCLEHTQNSDSGSMTICSKAGSSSQRTSPFRDVVGYPTEQLSNSSLCSSPDDNSCDGIKLDEAETWQLRLASATTWPGMVLAICPYLDHYFLASAGNAFYICGFPNDSPEKMKRFAVGRTRFMITSLRTYFTRIVVGDCRDGVLFYSYHEDSKKLHQIYCDPAQRLVADCFLMDANSVAVSDRKGSIAILSCKDHADFEYSSPESNLNLNCAYYMGEIAMAIKKGCNIYKLPADDGLQSYGLSKSIGTADDTIIAGTLLGSIFVFAPITSEEYELLEAVQAKLGIHPLTAPVLGNDHKEFRGRENPYQATKILDGDMLAQFLELTNRQQESVLSTPPPSPSTSKASSKQRSSPPLMLHQVVQLLERVHYALH